The following proteins are encoded in a genomic region of Rhizobium sp. CCGE531:
- a CDS encoding pyruvate, water dikinase regulatory protein — MENRTSFFHLHLISDSTGETLISAGRAASVQFHASQPIEHVYPLIRNRKQLLPVLEAIDNSPGIVLYTIVDRELAEFIAERCKEMGVPCVNVLEPVMNVFQTYLGTASRRRVGAQHVMNADYFARIEALNFTMDHDDGQMPDDYDDADVVIIGISRTSKTPTSIYLANRGIKTANIPIVHGVPLPESLGKATKPLIVGLVATTDRISQVRENRILGTTPGFDRGGYTDRAAISEELKYARSLCARHNWPIIDVTRRSIEETAAAIVALRPKLR, encoded by the coding sequence GTGGAAAACCGAACAAGCTTCTTTCATCTGCACCTGATTTCTGACTCAACGGGCGAGACTCTCATCTCCGCCGGCCGTGCGGCCTCGGTGCAATTCCATGCCAGCCAACCGATCGAGCATGTCTATCCGCTGATCAGAAACCGCAAGCAGCTTCTGCCGGTTCTGGAGGCGATCGATAACAGCCCCGGCATCGTCCTCTATACGATCGTCGATCGCGAACTCGCCGAATTCATCGCCGAGCGGTGCAAGGAGATGGGCGTGCCTTGCGTCAATGTTCTCGAACCGGTCATGAATGTCTTCCAGACCTATCTCGGCACGGCATCGCGCCGCCGCGTCGGCGCGCAGCATGTGATGAACGCCGATTATTTCGCCCGCATCGAAGCGCTGAACTTCACCATGGATCATGATGATGGGCAGATGCCCGATGACTATGACGATGCCGATGTCGTCATCATCGGTATCAGCCGCACCTCGAAAACGCCGACGAGCATCTATCTGGCCAATCGCGGCATCAAGACCGCCAATATACCCATCGTCCACGGCGTGCCGTTGCCGGAGAGCCTGGGCAAGGCGACGAAGCCATTGATCGTCGGGCTGGTGGCAACGACCGACCGTATCTCGCAGGTACGCGAAAACCGCATTCTCGGCACGACGCCCGGCTTCGATCGCGGCGGCTATACGGATCGTGCCGCGATCTCCGAAGAGCTGAAATATGCACGGTCCCTCTGCGCCAGGCACAATTGGCCGATCATCGATGTCACGCGGCGCTCGATCGAAGAGACCGCTGCCGCCATTGTTGCCCTGCGCCCCAAGCTGCGTTAA
- a CDS encoding Maf-like protein, translating into MTVPLILASSSPFRRMLMENAGLHFQAIAAGIDERAIEAPLERDGASPDAVALVLAKAKAKDVSDRFPSSLVIGSDQTMSLGDQVFHKPKTMADAENHLRILSGKTHRLNSAIALARNGDIIWEHVSHADLTMRELPADFIHRHLGRVGEKALSSVGAYQLEGEGIQLFSKIDGDYFTIVGLPMLPLLEKLRELGAIDG; encoded by the coding sequence ATGACCGTGCCCCTTATCCTTGCATCATCCAGCCCGTTCCGGCGAATGCTGATGGAAAACGCCGGATTGCATTTCCAGGCCATCGCCGCCGGTATCGACGAACGCGCGATCGAAGCGCCGCTGGAGCGGGATGGCGCCAGCCCGGATGCCGTCGCGCTCGTGCTGGCAAAGGCGAAGGCAAAGGACGTCAGCGATCGCTTCCCCAGCTCGCTCGTCATCGGTTCGGATCAGACCATGTCGCTGGGTGACCAGGTCTTCCACAAGCCGAAGACGATGGCGGATGCGGAAAATCATCTGCGGATCCTGTCTGGTAAAACGCATCGCCTGAACAGCGCCATCGCCCTGGCGCGCAATGGCGATATCATTTGGGAACATGTGTCGCACGCGGATCTGACTATGCGGGAGCTGCCGGCTGATTTCATCCATCGGCATCTCGGCCGCGTGGGTGAAAAAGCATTATCGAGCGTTGGTGCCTATCAACTCGAGGGAGAGGGCATCCAGCTTTTCTCGAAAATAGACGGCGATTATTTCACGATCGTCGGATTGCCGATGCTGCCGCTGCTTGAAAAACTGCGTGAACTGGGGGCAATCGATGGATGA
- a CDS encoding shikimate dehydrogenase, producing MDDSRETLGVNAFVTGYPIRHSRSPLIHGYWLKQLGLAGSYRAHEVPAEDFAAFIASLKDGSSGFVGGNVTIPHKEAAFKLADRPDELSEELGASNTLWLEDGLLHATNTDGRGFTANLDERHPGWDRSDRAVILGAGGASRAVIQAVRDRGFKEIHVVNRTVERAGELADRFGERVHAHPMAALGDVMQDAGLFINTTSLGMDGEAAPRIDFSPLVQEAVVTDIVYIPLKTPLLAQAEEQGFAIVDGLGMLLHQAVPGFEKWFGKRPVVDDTLRALIIADMEKH from the coding sequence ATGGATGATTCACGTGAAACACTGGGCGTAAACGCTTTCGTAACGGGTTATCCGATCAGGCATTCACGTTCGCCGCTGATCCACGGTTACTGGCTGAAGCAGCTCGGCCTGGCCGGCAGCTATCGCGCGCATGAAGTCCCGGCAGAGGATTTCGCAGCTTTCATCGCTTCCCTGAAGGATGGCTCCAGCGGCTTCGTCGGCGGCAATGTCACGATCCCTCACAAGGAAGCGGCGTTCAAACTCGCCGATCGGCCGGACGAGCTTTCGGAAGAACTCGGTGCTTCCAACACTTTATGGCTTGAGGATGGGCTGCTGCATGCGACGAACACCGATGGCCGCGGGTTCACCGCGAACCTCGATGAGCGTCATCCCGGCTGGGATCGCAGCGACCGCGCCGTGATCCTCGGGGCGGGCGGCGCGAGCCGGGCGGTGATACAGGCCGTGCGCGATCGCGGCTTCAAGGAAATCCATGTCGTCAACCGCACGGTCGAGCGGGCGGGGGAGCTGGCGGATCGTTTCGGCGAACGGGTTCATGCCCATCCGATGGCAGCGCTCGGCGACGTCATGCAGGATGCCGGCCTTTTCATCAACACGACCTCGCTCGGCATGGACGGCGAAGCCGCGCCTCGGATCGATTTCTCGCCCCTTGTACAAGAGGCTGTCGTCACCGACATTGTCTATATACCCTTGAAGACGCCGCTTCTGGCGCAGGCCGAGGAACAGGGCTTTGCCATCGTTGATGGTCTTGGCATGCTGTTGCACCAGGCGGTGCCGGGCTTCGAAAAATGGTTCGGAAAGCGTCCGGTGGTTGATGATACTTTGAGGGCGTTGATCATCGCGGATATGGAAAAACATTGA
- the coaE gene encoding dephospho-CoA kinase (Dephospho-CoA kinase (CoaE) performs the final step in coenzyme A biosynthesis.) has protein sequence MIRIGLTGSIGMGKSTSAKLFAEAGIPVNDSDAVVHDLYSGEAVALVEAAFPGTTRDGKVDRQELSRKLAGDPSGFKRLEAIIHPLVREREREFLERQRQAGADMIVLDIPLLFETGADKRVDKIAVVSCDPQIQRERVLARPGMTEEKFNMILSRQTPDPEKRARADYVIDTGGSIDAAREQVREIIADLRRKQRNRK, from the coding sequence ATGATCAGGATCGGGCTGACGGGATCGATCGGCATGGGAAAATCGACCTCGGCGAAACTCTTCGCCGAAGCCGGGATCCCGGTGAACGATTCCGATGCGGTCGTGCATGATCTCTACAGCGGCGAAGCGGTTGCTCTGGTCGAGGCTGCCTTCCCCGGTACGACCCGCGACGGCAAAGTCGACCGGCAGGAACTCAGTCGGAAGCTCGCAGGCGATCCCTCCGGTTTCAAGCGTCTCGAAGCCATCATCCATCCGCTCGTTCGTGAGCGTGAGCGCGAGTTCCTGGAACGTCAAAGGCAGGCGGGCGCCGATATGATCGTGCTGGATATCCCGCTGCTGTTCGAAACCGGCGCGGATAAAAGGGTCGACAAAATCGCCGTCGTCAGCTGTGATCCACAGATTCAGAGAGAAAGAGTGCTTGCCCGGCCGGGCATGACGGAGGAAAAATTCAACATGATTCTCTCCCGGCAAACGCCGGATCCGGAAAAGCGGGCACGCGCCGATTACGTCATCGATACGGGCGGCAGTATCGATGCGGCCCGCGAGCAGGTCAGAGAGATCATCGCGGATCTGCGGCGCAAGCAGCGGAATAGGAAATAG
- the dnaQ gene encoding DNA polymerase III subunit epsilon: MREIIFDTETTGLDNRADRIIEIGGIELFNHFPTGKTLHIFINPGDRKVHPDALAVHGITDESLKDKPAFEIVADQILEFFGDAKWIAHNATFDMGFVNAEFARLGRPPILPDMVIDTLAMARRKHPMGPNSLDALCHRYGIDNSHRTQHGALLDSELLAEVYIEMIGGRQTALGLGSVIGSSARSRQNDAAEDIVGDIFERPNPLPSRLNEEELAAHAALVAKLGAKGTWSKYRTSE; the protein is encoded by the coding sequence ATGCGCGAAATCATTTTCGATACGGAAACCACCGGTCTCGACAACAGGGCAGACCGTATCATCGAAATCGGCGGCATCGAGCTCTTCAACCATTTCCCGACCGGCAAGACGCTGCATATATTCATCAATCCTGGCGACCGCAAGGTTCATCCCGATGCACTTGCCGTGCACGGCATCACCGATGAATCACTGAAGGACAAGCCGGCCTTCGAAATCGTTGCCGATCAGATCCTCGAATTTTTCGGCGATGCCAAATGGATTGCGCATAACGCCACCTTCGACATGGGTTTCGTCAACGCCGAATTCGCAAGGCTCGGCCGGCCGCCGATCCTCCCGGATATGGTGATCGACACCTTGGCTATGGCGCGGCGCAAGCATCCCATGGGTCCGAATTCGCTGGATGCGCTCTGCCACCGCTATGGCATCGACAATTCGCATCGCACCCAGCACGGCGCGCTTCTCGACTCCGAACTGCTGGCCGAAGTCTATATCGAGATGATCGGCGGCCGGCAGACCGCGCTCGGCCTCGGCAGTGTCATCGGTTCGTCGGCGCGCTCACGCCAGAATGATGCCGCGGAGGACATCGTCGGCGATATTTTCGAACGGCCCAATCCCTTGCCAAGCCGGTTGAATGAAGAAGAACTCGCGGCTCATGCCGCACTGGTCGCCAAGCTCGGCGCGAAGGGAACTTGGTCCAAATATCGCACATCCGAATAA
- the secB gene encoding protein-export chaperone SecB: protein MANETNGNGAASPSLSILAQYTKDLSFENPGAPRSLQARENAPDININVNVNANPLSDEDFDVVLTLNAEAKDGERVLFHTELVYGGVFRVTGFPQEHMLPLLFIECPRLLFPFARQIIADVTRNGGFPPLMIDPIDFAQMFTQRMAEEQARAQVSAVPN, encoded by the coding sequence ATGGCCAACGAGACCAACGGCAACGGTGCAGCCAGCCCGAGCCTCAGCATCCTTGCTCAGTACACCAAGGATCTTTCCTTCGAGAATCCGGGCGCTCCGCGCTCGCTTCAGGCCCGGGAAAATGCTCCCGACATCAATATCAACGTCAATGTCAACGCCAACCCGCTGTCGGACGAGGATTTCGACGTCGTGCTGACGCTGAACGCCGAAGCCAAGGATGGCGAGCGCGTTCTCTTCCACACCGAGCTGGTCTATGGCGGCGTCTTCCGCGTCACCGGCTTCCCGCAGGAACACATGCTGCCGCTGCTTTTCATCGAATGCCCGCGCCTGCTGTTCCCCTTTGCGCGCCAGATCATCGCCGATGTCACGCGCAATGGCGGCTTCCCGCCGCTGATGATCGACCCGATCGATTTCGCGCAGATGTTCACGCAGCGCATGGCTGAAGAACAGGCCCGCGCCCAGGTTTCGGCCGTTCCGAACTAA
- a CDS encoding FxsA family protein yields the protein MRLSLLPIFVSLMPLAEIAGFIVVGKMIGVWATLGLIILSMLLGAALLRIQGIGILQRISAESRNGGDPGREMVHGAMIVVAAFFLMLPGFISDIIGLLLFIPAVRDLAWTVLRKRIVVVGNSRAFRRGQGPGAGPQGQPHNPAPVVDLDETDFHREPNRKSPWSDQKRLKD from the coding sequence ATGCGCCTATCACTTCTTCCTATCTTCGTTTCTCTGATGCCTCTGGCTGAGATCGCCGGATTCATCGTCGTCGGAAAGATGATCGGCGTCTGGGCAACGCTGGGGCTCATCATCCTCAGCATGCTGCTCGGTGCCGCTCTCCTCAGAATTCAAGGGATCGGGATCCTCCAGCGCATCTCGGCCGAAAGCCGCAATGGTGGCGATCCCGGCCGCGAGATGGTGCATGGCGCCATGATCGTCGTCGCCGCCTTCTTCCTGATGCTGCCCGGCTTCATTTCCGACATTATCGGCCTGCTGCTTTTCATTCCGGCCGTGCGCGATCTCGCCTGGACAGTCCTGCGCAAGCGCATCGTCGTCGTCGGCAATTCGCGCGCCTTCCGGCGAGGACAGGGTCCGGGCGCCGGTCCGCAAGGCCAACCGCATAATCCCGCACCGGTCGTCGATCTGGATGAAACAGATTTCCATCGCGAGCCGAACCGCAAGTCGCCATGGTCCGACCAGAAGCGGCTAAAGGACTAG
- a CDS encoding Tim44/TimA family putative adaptor protein, translating into MGANDFVTIFFLVAAVLIFFQLRSVLGRRTGNEKPPRDLYGSADPANGPTPPDAGKVVTLPRRDATEEEDRFATVDAFTPAGTPLNDSLREVSKADPAFNPKEFVNGARMAYEMIVMAFADGDRKSLKGLLSREVYDGFDAAIADREGKGEKVKSTFVSIDKADILSAEVKGTEALVTTRIVSQMISATYDKAGTLIDGDAETVAEISDLWTFARDTRSRDPNWKLVATESEQ; encoded by the coding sequence ATGGGTGCAAACGACTTTGTGACGATCTTTTTCCTGGTGGCGGCGGTGCTGATCTTCTTTCAGCTGCGCAGCGTTCTTGGCCGCCGCACGGGGAATGAGAAGCCGCCGCGCGATCTCTATGGTTCCGCAGATCCGGCAAATGGCCCGACGCCGCCGGACGCCGGCAAGGTCGTGACCCTGCCGCGGCGCGATGCGACCGAAGAGGAAGACCGTTTTGCCACCGTCGATGCGTTCACCCCGGCCGGAACGCCGCTGAACGACTCGCTGCGTGAAGTGAGCAAGGCTGATCCCGCCTTCAATCCGAAGGAATTCGTCAACGGCGCCCGCATGGCCTATGAGATGATCGTCATGGCCTTTGCCGATGGCGATCGCAAGTCTTTGAAGGGATTGCTGTCGCGTGAGGTCTATGACGGTTTCGATGCCGCCATCGCCGATCGCGAAGGCAAGGGCGAGAAAGTCAAGTCGACCTTCGTCAGCATCGACAAGGCTGATATTCTCAGCGCCGAGGTGAAGGGAACGGAAGCCCTCGTCACCACGCGCATCGTCAGCCAGATGATTTCTGCCACCTATGACAAGGCGGGCACCTTGATCGATGGCGATGCCGAAACCGTGGCCGAGATCAGCGACCTCTGGACCTTCGCCCGCGACACGCGTTCGCGCGATCCGAATTGGAAACTCGTGGCGACCGAATCCGAACA